The following coding sequences lie in one Arachis hypogaea cultivar Tifrunner chromosome 9, arahy.Tifrunner.gnm2.J5K5, whole genome shotgun sequence genomic window:
- the LOC112712489 gene encoding polyadenylate-binding protein 5, whose protein sequence is MAAAAAISAPVAQSTAAPAAALGVGPFSNASLYVGDLEGNVNEAQLYDLFSQIAPVVSIRVCRDLTKRSSLGYAYVNYSSYEHAANAMELLNFTHLNGKPIRIMFSQRDPSIRKSGFANVFIKNLDTSIDNKALHDTFATFGTVLSCKVAIDSNGNSKGYGFVQFEKEEAAQNAIKQLNGMLINDKQVFVGLFVRRQERAQTNGSPKFTNVYVKNLSETQTDDNLKQLFSPYGTITSATVMKDMNGKSRCFGFVNFQSPDSAAAAVEKLNGTTINDDKVLYVGRAQRKAEREAELKAKFEQERLSRYEKLQGANLYLKNLDDSINDERLKDLFSEFGTITSCKVMLDPHGHSRGSGFVAFSTPEEASKALNEMNGKLVGRKPLYVAVAQRKDERKARLQAQFAQMQSPGGISPLSSGIPGYHPGAPRLAPQQLYFGQGTPGFMPPQPAGFGFQQQILPGMRPGVAPNFVMPYHLQRQGQPGQRMGIRRGGNLQQVQQNQMLHRNSNQGFRYMGNGRNGMDPSVPQGLVGPMMPMSFDGSVSPIDNQRPGTLSTTLASALASATPENQRVMLGEHLYPLVERLTPTQHTAKVTGMLLEMDQSEVIHLIESPEDLKIKVSEAMQVLREAATGSDVGDQLGSLSLN, encoded by the exons ATGGCGGCAGCGGCAGCGATTTCTGCACCGGTGGCTCAGTCTACGGCGGCTCCGGCGGCGGCATTGGGCGTAGGGCCATTCTCCAATGCATCCCTGTACGTAGGGGATCTGGAGGGGAACGTGAACGAGGCGCAGCTTTATGATCTGTTCAGTCAGATTGCTCCGGTTGTCTCGATTAGGGTTTGCAGGGATCTTACGAAGCGATCCTCTCTCGGTTATGCTTATGTCAACTATTCCAGCTATGAACATG CTGCAAATGCCATGGAGCTTCTGAACTTTACTCATTTGAATGGGAAACCCATTCGAATTATGTTTTCCCAACGTGATCCTAGCATTCGGAAAAGTGGATTTGCCAATGTGTTCATCAAGAACCTTGATACGTCAATCGACAACAAGGCATTACATGACACATTTGCTACTTTTGGAACTGTGCTTTCTTGCAAGGTTGCCATTGATAGCAATGGAAATTCAAAAGGCTATGGTTTTGTACAATTTGAAAAGGAAGAAGCCGCTCAAAATGCCATCAAACAGTTGAATGGCATGCTGATAAATGATAAACAGGTTTTTGTGGGACTCTTTGTTCGACGCCAGGAAAGGGCTCAAACAAATGGATCACCAAAGTTCACTAATGTGTATGTGAAAAATTTGTCTGAAACACAAACTGATGACAACTTGAAGCAACTGTTTAGCCCATATGGTACAATAACAAGTGCAACAGTTATGAAAGATATGAATGGGAAGTCTAGATGTTTTGGTTTTGTTAATTTCCAGAGTCCGGATTCAGCGGCTGCTGCAGTTGAGAAGTTAAATGGAACTACGATCAATGATGACAAGGTTTTATACGTGGGGAGAGCTCAGAGGAAAGCTGAAAGAGAGGCAGAGTTGAAAGCCAAATTTGAGCAGGAAAGATTAAGCAGATATGAGAAGTTACAAGGTGCAAACTTGTACTTAAAAAATCTTGATGACAGCATCAACGATGAGAGGTTGAAGGATCTATTTTCTGAATTTGGAACAATAACATCTTGCAAG gtgATGCTTGATCCACATGGGCATAGCAGGGGGTCTGGTTTTGTTGCATTTTCTACTCCTGAGGAAGCAAGTAAAGCT TTGAATGAAATGAATGGGAAGTTGGTTGGGCGGAAGCCTCTGTATGTTGCTGTAGCCCAGCGCAAAGATGAGAGGAAAGCTCGTCTACAG GCACAGTTTGCTCAAATGCAGTCACCTGGTGGAATATCACCTTTGTCCTCAGGAATTCCTGGGTATCATCCAGGAGCACCAAGGCTTGCCCCTCAACAGCTGTATTTTGGTCAAGGAACACCTGGCTTCATGCCACCACAACCTGCTGGCTTTGGTTTCCAGCAGCAAATCTTGCCTGGAATGCGGCCTGGCGTTGCTCCAAATTTTGTTATGCCATACCACCTTCAGAGACAGGGTCAGCCTGGGCAGAGAATGGGCATTCGACGAGGGGGAAACCTCCAACAAGTGCAGCAGAACCAG ATGCTGCATCGCAACTCCAACCAAGGGTTTAGATATATGGGAAATGGCAGAAATGGTATGGATCCATCCGTTCCTCAAGGTCTAGTTGGTCCAATGATGCCCATGTCCTTTGATGGATCTGTATCTCCTATTGATAACCAGCGCCCTGGAACATTGTCTACCACCCTTGCCTCTGCTCTGGCTTCTGCAACCCCAGAAAATCAGCGAGTG ATGCTGGGTGAACATCTGTATCCTCTTGTGGAGCGTCTTACTCCAACTCAACACACGGCAAAGGTGACGGGCATGTTGCTGGAAATGGACCAGTCAGAGGTAATCCATCTCATTGAGTCCCCTGAGGACCTAAAGATTAAGGTCTCCGAGGCAATGCAGGTCCTTCGCGAAGCTGCCACGGGTTCTGATGTTGGTGATCAGCTGGGCTCATTGTCATTGAATTAA
- the LOC112709603 gene encoding uncharacterized protein, whose translation MIKTDSSVSIPVLQSAVHQSYHSKLSYRNVWMVKQKVIAKIYGNWEESYNRIPALLQALQECLPDTIHYKGVLLITVAQDGNNNILPIDFSLVEFETTETWTFFLSNLRQHVTPKPRILIISDRSRAICTAINAPHSGWHPPSEYHVYCIRNMASNFNLWFKLAEGKGYLVNVAYSPSKECCD comes from the exons ATGATAAAGACTGACTCGTCGGTGTCTATCCCAGTGTTGCAAAGTGCTGTGCATCAGAGTTACCATTCTAAGCTCTCGTATCGAAATGTGTGGATGGTAAAGCAGAAAGTGATTGCCAAGATCTATGGCAATTGGGAAGAGTCGTACAACAGGATACCTGCGCTCTTACAAGCTTTGCAGGAGTGCCTCCCAGATACTATTCAC TATAAGGGCGTGCTTTTAATTACTGTGGCTCAAGACGGTAACAACAATATTCTTCCCATAGATTTCTCATTAGTTGAGTTTGAGACAACAGAGACATGGACGTTTTTTCTCTCGAATTTGAGACAACATGTTACTCCAAAGCCAAGAATCCTTATCATATCAGATAGATCACGGGCCATTTGCACCGCCATTAACGCACCTCACAGTGGATGGCATCCTCCATCAGAATATCATGTTTACTGCATCCGGAACATGGCTTCAAACTTCAATTTATGGTTCAAATTGGCCGAGGGTAAGGGGTACCTTGTAAATGTTGCATACAGTCCAAGCAAGGAGTGTTGCGATTGA